Within the Apis cerana isolate GH-2021 linkage group LG9, AcerK_1.0, whole genome shotgun sequence genome, the region TTTTTATGCAgctaaaacaaaacaaatattcaactaatatgtaaaatatacatatatgaatatcaatatatcatcaatatatatatattattatttcaaagtgTCAAtactatcaataattatatataatactaatcagtaattatttattattattattatgtagatttaactacataaaattatattatatgatttcaaaacattttgaatactttcatacttatttttataaataaatagaatttttctttcaatattaatattttttgttaaagattTATCATCAATCAGaagtttgaatataaatttatttataaggtttaatttaaattatataaataaaattaaaattcgaagaaaaaaatgtgatatattcatatcacatataaaaatttttaatataattttatatataaaacatatataacatgaaaaatgtatacatatttacataaaaatagtttaataataaaacttttgaaaattacttattCATTAATCATATATCAAGCCTTGAACTTACATAAAAGACGAAGAGAGCAGATTaacttcgtttaaattttttatatcttgacttataaatatgatttaaaaacgtaattttaaaactaactTTGGATTATACGGAATATCGAAAGTTATTACactttaatgttttatttataacattttccattaataatatatttaatcagatcacgataatatattaaatttaataaaatttataaaaatataatcaaagtcAACAATCTTtaacaaaagatattaatattttatcatgcaAATAAGGAATGATTTCTGAATATTTGCTTATAACATTTTGACATAATAATGTCCGTTCACCAATTTGTTctgtaatattcaaattaatattatataatcttctaaatcatataatataattattatcttttgaatattattctctattatttatatgtcatactcaaataatattattatagtaataataaaagaaaacataatagttttaataatttctttcttgcaGCTTTATTGAACAGGATGTGGTATGTGGTTTTTGGTCATGGATGTTTGCTCTATCCAAACTTCTGGAATTTGGCGAcacaatgtttataatattacgaaagcaaaaattaatttttctacattGGTACCATCATATAACAGTTCTTCTTTACTCTTGGTTCTCATATTCAGAACATGCTGCATCTGCGAGATGGTTTAtggtgttaaattattttgtgcaTTCCATAATGTATAGTTATTATGCTCTGAAAGCAATGAGATACAAAATaccaaaattcatttcaatattaattacaattctaCAGATAGTACAAATGATTATAGGttgcattataaatattgtggtttatcaatatttgaaaaacgagaaagaatGTAACGTCTCgcataaaaacattatatttggtttgtttatatactttacctattttattctcttttgtaaattcttttacgaatcttatattaataagaacaataaatttaaagagaaaattacaaaagaaaaagagaatcatAACAAGttcaaaactaattaaaaatacaagaaacatatcaaattttgtagaaattattttatcatttctcgatatcgatttaaaaatttttaataatgaaattacatttgtagaaataatttttgaaattttatttaaaaatttttattaatcaaaaaaattaactagtaaaattgatgaaatggaattacaaaatagaatgataatatttgaaattttgcaattatataaatagtataatattttatgataaaattttataatattaaatatattaatactatttattgtcttaattaaacttatatttattaataataaattattattaatatatctaataataacttatttaataacttcatcgttttttttagataattattattaattaattattatataattctatcaatttatttaacgtaaaaattattataaaaacaacgaATTTATAAGGAACTTTTCAtcactatataatttataaacaatttttaaacaatatttgtcAGCAATAtagttgttttatttaaaataaagaagcaaacaaaaaaacaaataattatttcaaattaatttgaaataaagatatctttaaaactattcaagatataaattgttttcacatgattcattatttactaagtttgattattttaaataataacagaaaacaaaaattaaataataaagtttcatCTATATGCATCTCTTCTATATCAAATCGATTGTATATTATGTCTGGAAATTTgttaagtgaaaataaaatcgtatacaatgcaaaaaaaaaatgaggaaGATGGAACAATACGCGGaagtaaatcaaaaaaatcaatttctgtagaaatattttcatatactttTACCGACtgcattattttctttaaaacaaatcgaaataaatataaaaatgaatttatatgctctgtaaatagaaaaaaatgttttcaaattttatgataaaatatcaaataatatttcaaacaaatatttcttctgaCTATCATAGGgagattcatttttaaacgaaaatatagataaattaatcaaaaacgcAAATCAGCATTTCTATTTATAGATCTTCTAGAAAGATTCTTCTAGAaagaatctataattaaaaatataatttaaaaaaatcataattattatatgatatacttataatcattattagtttattatatatgtatattataaaaatgtaagacACTTTTTGGGTTTTAgacatgaaaataatgaaaaaaattcatatatacatatgctcAATTAGATTTAACTAAcgaattataagtattttaaattcttagatGAAATAATACGGTGGAAGAACGAAAAAGTATTGTATCATAAAgtcatttttgtaataaaacctttcaacaaaatataaagatactgatattttttatatacgaataactatttttgaattttaagcaaaatatacaatatacgtattatataattgtttatttatttatcaaaaacttatctcaaataaattttagaaaaaaaatttaagaatattaacgttacacaaaattttaatgcataaGTGAATTTTTGCATTCttgtattagatattttatttaaatctatagattttaataatctataaattaaatgtatgatTCGTTGTATGACACTTAACCTGCCTTTgtcaaaattcataaaaacaaataaaaaaaaatcatattcgcctaaaatttcaaattaaaaagattaaatatatttttctacaaacttgcttatttttgcatatataaagaaatcgcTAATGACGtcaatgaaaaaatacatCAATAGAGACAAAAAGCTTCGTCTCTGTCTAATTTAaactcaatattttttattgcaatgtgaaattactaaataaaaacaaataatactcaaaacttaatatctatattcattatatttatattcatatcatattaatactATGTTTTATATCCATTGAAATAtaagcattatatttttttttccacataattattcatattttcttttaataaaattatttccataatcgattattatcgtataatttaaatttataagtaattttaaatgcaatgaaaattacttgattaaatttattttaaacatatattcaaatatatatcaaatatgtatttttagtaATCTCTAAACTCTTCTCCACaacaatatatgaaatagCTATTGGATATCTAAAGATATCTTCAGCCGATTCGTTATGTAATTTGAATGAATCCTAATGTCACGGAATTTCGTCGACAGGATTCGATAagcgaaatatataattaattgccaAAACATTTATCTAAGACATCTATCCACACTCTTGCATTTAGATGTATGTAAATATTCAAACCTAATTCGGTACTTgagtaaaaatacaaaatagaaagtagaataagaaaagaaaacaaaggaatagaagtagaaaattttttcaaactgtACAAGGAATCGGAGAGTTGAAGGCAAAACGAgtcaaaaaatacatattggtTATCTAATTCTATAATGtctgattgaaattatatcattttgtacTGTACTCATTTCCATCAAATTTTAGTTACAAACGATCCATGATTTGGTTCATATGATTACAActgatagaaataattaagaaataactaAGATAGAAATTGCTCAGTACATCGttgcgaaatttaaaaataaatatacatatactacATGAATcaaaggaatttttatattatatcgttctCTTTATCATCCTAGTGTAACATAAAGCTATTCAATGaagaattagatattaaatttttcgaatccaCGATaagattgaatgaaattactaGCGTATATTAGTGTCCAAAAGTATTTGACGGaaggtattttaattttgaaattatatataaaatatctgcaATGATTCTATCTTTCATAAATCCTTAATAAGTagaactttataaaaataatgtgaaagatatttcatgctattaaaagattaaaatagattaaaaattttatttacattgattaaattatttatgttaaatttatgacataaatacatatattatataatacatatcgataaatagaaattgatgaattatgtatttaaatctattataatgTACATAAGTGTTGTCATTATTatgttgaattttataatatataattttaatcattaacttattgatttaataaaaaatgaaatgagtattatttcttattattaattcattctcAATATCCATTTTGCTCAAATTTAAACAGATATTATACTATTGTTGTATAAATTGATCAAATCATTCGAATTCTTTATTCAAATCATTCAAATCATTCGAATGGTAATATAGATATACTtgcaaaataagaaatattttcacaaatcttttttatttagattaaaatatatagaaaggagaaatatgaaatattttatatacaaaaataacaataaataaaaaaaacaaacaaattttagaaaattttatgtaaaaaaatgctGTATAAATAATGTgaacttttagaaatttttgaactttgcattttttttaaattagaataaaatcaaacaattttaaattgaaatttcaaatataaaatagttaaatatcaaaaataaattatgaaattgcgtaaaaatattaaaaaataaattttaatgatataaaagttccatataatttcaaaaaaagcaatcaatttattttattatttttaataatcatataaattccattttgCATAATCATATgagatattatttacaataaacataaaatatcataaaatattacatcaaacatatcatatatgtaatcattgtttcaaatttcaagcttttcttttcctttttttaaattaattcaattattcttgAATGTTTTAACGTAGCTAAAAAGTTATAAgctaaaaagttattaaatagataaaggtaataaaaatcataggTGGTCTAAAATCtaaagtttttatatcttttgatgCTTCTTTCTACATCAAtcgatttgaaagaaatttataatttataattaatataattgtactaaatttacaaaatgtaagcctataaattaaatatatttataattaaatataatataatataaattatataatataatataaatataatataaattaaataagcctataaattatgtatatatatttaaatttaaaaaattgcaaaaaatatctattactattttcttcacaattttgataagttgtaaatttttcaaaatttttttttatataacttctaataatataataaactaatccgtccaatttctcaaaaaaatttaaatcattaagtcaaatttttaaaaaaatttatatttttgagtatttataaatatttttttgatcaacTTTCTTCCTTTAGAtcgaaaattggaaaacaaattaaaaataaattgtaataaaaatacaagaaatttctgttataaaatttttaataaagtaacataaaatacttgaaatgtctaattttcattttatttaaatttaattcattgtcaaaaatttcttttgtagatatatataaatcaagtaattataaaatacaatataaataattataaaatatataaaatatgaataatttcttatcattattttatatattctattttcatattcttatgttggatattatattaacatatgttggatatattaacattttcagaaaaatgattttacgaatcaaaataaataaaaaaatttacatttaaaaaatatttattattcaagttattattgtttattatttaaacaagttaaatttgtaaaagtgATGAAGCAAAACAGAGAAAAAGTGTGATAGTAATGACGATATCATCTCTTTTTGTCTCATttcacatgtatatatatgtatgtataaattatatatgagaataattatatataaattataaatgagaaaaaagatatatataaatatgtatgtaaatgagaaaaaaagatacatataaatatgtatacgtatattatatattaatgcatatattatgtatatgtacaaatgcatatatttatttatttttttgtgtatcaaataattatataatttgtataccaaattattttaattcccagaatcgattctccaaaaatgaatatattaatataataatgaataattatttgtaatatttattttgcaatatgatgaaaactttttcttaattttttctttttatgatataatattgatgttaaaattttgtattctttgtaatattcattttgttaatatcgatttgtgaaattttatatattttattttatctcaaaattcagcaaaattttttatatttaaaaactcaaattattcacaatcattataattattcacaaaTTGCAATTTGCTAAGTtgcaatacataaaaataataagcgaCATCTgctaaatattttgcatatatattaatataactatgTGTATAAAAGGATAGATTTTAATCAGTTTTTGGAtccagaaatataaatattatatcagttACTATGAGTTTGATGGAGTTTATCATATCtatttatcatattgaaataataaataaatattgaaatttctaatattgaaaatcCGATTGAAAGATCAAATTCTATACAATAttgtgattataaaatttatataaaataacgaatataacagtatgttttaattttaaaaattgaaataaagaaaaaaatgatttaatgatttaatgatttaaaacaaaaattaattatactttctatttaatttataattgtataagaaatataaaattaattttttttattttttatttttattaatataaaaatcttattaaaataaaaatcttcaattatgtattaagattaaaaatctattaataaaactatttaaatttttcatcatctcAAGTTCGTGATATACAGAAGTGAAAATGAatgatatgtaattataaaaatataattttaaaaatattttaataaatttgaaattgatatctccaatctttataaaaatatcgcattaaaattcaaaattaaaaattaattttttttaatatctagaaacttatttataaatttttagcaaTAGAACAACGATCGTGTCCTTTCAGtgctaataattaaaaaaacatcaaatttttaatttttatttttattattattatatttttatttttattatagaaatatatgatataatcgtataattacttataagtatatctttttttaaaataatattggtatttaatattaataagaaataatcaatCAAAGTTTCATTCTCTTTGTTTATCAATTTTGTAGTTTGCGATTTTTCTTTGTGTATTAAAACAGCTTGTGTAtagatcaaattatttttattatatcatatatttttctttatctcgtATTCCTATGCTAGGATTTAATATACTaatgatacaatatatttaatgatatattataatgatatttaaatatttttagaagatcaattctagaaattaaaacaaacaaacaaaaaagttGATGCAAAAATActgacttatttatttattaagttataaataatttatttttacattcgatGAAGCGAAAAAATGCGATAACGAAGATAAAATATCTCtctttgtttcattatatatatatatatatatacacacacataattttatttatgctaTATAAATAgtgtttttcttatttttcactaTCATTCACTATCAATGATTCGACAAATATTATGCACAtgcaatatattctattaaaattaatggcaTTTGTTTAAGTAATTCCTCATCTCGTGATagcagaaagaaaaacaatagtatatatatttataatataatatattttttatgtgtgtatatatgtataatatatttttgagaatgttttgaaaaatttttatatatattttatatatatttatagataaaaattatataaatgtatatgatatattatattaaaatgtattatgtatataaatatatataaaaatttttatatttatatataaaacataaaatatataaaatatataaaaacatatttaaaaaatatataaacaaattaaaatttaatatatagaaattcatttagaaatttttaacaataaaacaatGATCATGtcctttttatcttatatattttgataagtgaaaaacttcaaatttttaattaaaattgttataataaataaacgatataattttttttatagatgtgTAAGCATGTCTATCtttgaaattatgttaaatagaagaagaaagaattaataagacatctaagttttttaataaataaataaagctttaacattttttctatttttatttttttataatatatttcttacatatcaaaaaataaatgtagatTATTGCAGATTGAAAATGAGTAAAGAAATGtatcaatcattattaattattgaaaattgaagtctcttattaaaatatatttttttatttgcattttaaaattttttaataatcgttaatattctatttttctctttatttaaaatattcatttgtgttttttatatatatatatatatatatatatatatatatatatatatatatataataagaactgaaatgtttttcatatgtttcactattatctaaaatttgaaatattattttatcttattatattatttcttcgaagaaaatgaatataaatcttcAAAACTGAGAAGAAAAtgcattgaatttaaaatatataacattattgatTCTAAATCTTCCTTATTAAATGGAAgatgttcttttttattatatttttattataaaattattttattttttttttactttgatatctattaatttttaacgtataattatttatatataattattttttaatataaaataatataattttcaaatataattgttaatgtaTTAAATCTTCTATGggatataattctaatatgtcattatttaaagattaccTCTCgagaaaacatttatttaaagattaccTCTCGAGAAAACATttctcatattataaatatttgaaattttaaataatgaatttttatcatttagaatttgattatttcataCAGACCAAAtgttgaatatttatcgaatttcgaGAAGTATGAACATGAATTGTATTCATTGTATTCATTGActtcagaaaattttcaattgtttaacaaaataaacttcttttttacaaatttaattttttgattcaaatatatatccgATATAatgtcttttttaaaatttacttataaatttctggaaatttaattacgtttcctagattaatataaacttatcttttgaattcaaaatataaattatcattcatccttattctgataaaaaatatttgatattttttgtaatattgaattctaattttttcttttcaattaaactATAGGAATTATTGCACATATATTGGAAAGTATTATttgcttaattttaaaagagcttttaaaaacatgattttaacatgattttcatttcatttttaatctactagtgagaaaaaaaatttttcgaaggttcaatttatttttttcaaatagaaaatttttttcaatgaaataaaaagtataaaaaatataaaagtataaaaagtttttactacatatatgatattttatatatgatatgatatatttttcgaatcaaggcaaaatacttttaaaaatttataaattttataaactttataggcgtatataatataaatatatttataggagttaaaaataaaattctaagtaaaaaatatatttttgacaaaaagataaagttaaaaataaaattctaagtaaaaaatatatttttgacaaaaagataatataaatcaaaa harbors:
- the LOC108001947 gene encoding elongation of very long chain fatty acids protein 6-like, with the translated sequence MKNLSYTEVVTTPNYSYVFNFEKNFVHMENRTWIQNNLTNSYYYCIIYVIVIFSGKYYMSKRSRFNLRGPLILWSSLLSLFSIIGIFRTLPEMIHTLTHHGFYHSVCIPSFIEQDVVCGFWSWMFALSKLLEFGDTMFIILRKQKLIFLHWYHHITVLLYSWFSYSEHAASARWFMVLNYFVHSIMYSYYALKAMRYKIPKFISILITILQIVQMIIGCIINIVVYQYLKNEKECNVSHKNIIFGLFIYFTYFILFCKFFYESYINKNNKFKEKITKEKENHNKFKTN